The window GCTTTCGGGGCTTCGGCAGCGGCTTCCGCACCTTCAGGCGCTTTGGCGGCGATGGCGTTACGCGCCACTTCCACCTGTACGCCCTTTGCCAGCTCGATGGTAAACACGTTTTCGCCTGGTTTAACCACTTTGCCGTACAAGCCCGAACTCAACAGCACGCGGTCGCCTTTTTTCAGCTCGCTAATCATGGCTTGGCGGTTTTTTTCCTGCTTTTGCTGCGGACGAATCATCATAAAATACATCAGGGCAAAAATACCAATCCACGGCAAAATCGCCATCCAAGTGTTCGGCTGCGCGGCAGCATCGGCGGCGTGGGCAAATTCAATCATCGTGATTCCTTACTTCGGATAAAACAAAACAAATATTTTAACAGAGTCGGCATATTCGGGAAACCACGGCAACAGCAGCGAGTTTGTGCCAAGTACGCGCAGAACGGCGGCAATTTGCGCTAAAATAGCAAACCTGCGGCGGTTGCCTCTGCTACTGCCCAAACTTTTGCCGCCAAAGCCAAAATCTAAAGTACCCACGCCATGATGACACCGATGCGCCTAATCCCTTCCGCCCTGCTGCTGGCTGTTGCGCCCGCTGCCGCACAAAACCTGCAACAAGTCCTGCAAAACGCCCTACGGAACGACCCCGCCGTCTTGGAAGCCCAAGCCGATGCCGCCGCTGCCGAAAGCGACGTGGACATTGCCCGCGCCGGACACCAGCCCGTCATCACCCTAACGGGTTCGCAAACCCTGCTGCAAAAACAACGTTATAACAACCGCAAAGCCCGTTTCAACCCCGGTGTGCAAGCCACCTTAAATCTGTATTCGTGGGGCGCGGTGGAAAGCCGAATCAGCCAAAGCCGTCACCGTTTGGGCTATTACCGCCACAAAGCCAACGAAGTCAGCGACACCGTCGGTCAGGAAATCGGCGCGCTGTATCTGTCTGCCCTACGCGCCAAAGAACTGATTAGCGCCGCCCAACACAACCTCAAACGCCATCACGCCATTATTAAAGATTTACAAATCATTACCCGCCACGACAAAGGACGGCTGTCGGAACTGGTACAGGCACGCGCCCGCGCCTTGCAGGTAGAATCGTATTTGGCAGAGCAAACCCGTTTGCTGGAATTGGGCTTGAGCCGTTTGGGAAAATACACCGGTAACCGCATTGCCCCGCAGCATTTGCGCGACCCCTTTGTCCGCGACACTCCCGACAGCCTGATTCAGCGTTACCGCAACCGTGATTTGGCATCATTGCCCAGCTATCGCGCACAAGCCGCCGAGCGTGAAAGCGTGTTGGCAGAAGGCAACACCCGCAAAGCCTCACGCTATCCCGGCATCAACCTGATTGCCAACGCCAGCCGCGACAACCGCGAAATCTACATCAGCCTGTCGTGGGACGCCTACAACCCCGCCGCCGCTGCCGAAGTGGAAAAAAGCGCCCACACCCTTGCCGCCGCCGAAGCCAAAATGGATGCCGTTTTACGCGACAGTGCCGAACGCAGCCGCAGTGCTGAAGTGGATATGCGCCAGAGCCTCAAACGCGCCGCCATCGCCCAACAGCAAATCGCCGCACAAAAACAAGTGGTTAAAGCCTATGAATTGCAATTTAAAATTGCACGGCGCACCCTGTTGGACGTATTAGACGCCTATTCCGATTTGTCGTCTATTGAATTGGCGGAAGTATCGGCGCAAAACGATTTTCGTGATGCCGCGTGGAATTATTTGGCGGCGCAAGGTGCGTTGGTCAAATGGGCAGGCGTATCTGCCTCATTACCTGCGGCGGCGGAAGCCC is drawn from Conchiformibius steedae and contains these coding sequences:
- the yajC gene encoding preprotein translocase subunit YajC, whose protein sequence is MIEFAHAADAAAQPNTWMAILPWIGIFALMYFMMIRPQQKQEKNRQAMISELKKGDRVLLSSGLYGKVVKPGENVFTIELAKGVQVEVARNAIAAKAPEGAEAAAEAPKAE
- a CDS encoding TolC family protein encodes the protein MMTPMRLIPSALLLAVAPAAAQNLQQVLQNALRNDPAVLEAQADAAAAESDVDIARAGHQPVITLTGSQTLLQKQRYNNRKARFNPGVQATLNLYSWGAVESRISQSRHRLGYYRHKANEVSDTVGQEIGALYLSALRAKELISAAQHNLKRHHAIIKDLQIITRHDKGRLSELVQARARALQVESYLAEQTRLLELGLSRLGKYTGNRIAPQHLRDPFVRDTPDSLIQRYRNRDLASLPSYRAQAAERESVLAEGNTRKASRYPGINLIANASRDNREIYISLSWDAYNPAAAAEVEKSAHTLAAAEAKMDAVLRDSAERSRSAEVDMRQSLKRAAIAQQQIAAQKQVVKAYELQFKIARRTLLDVLDAYSDLSSIELAEVSAQNDFRDAAWNYLAAQGALVKWAGVSASLPAAAEALSVAPEQQAHRSKHLIPAPRTPDSQRFRDRAWLYPTAQRARQLAQSAQKKPHRYRDRSPIIRSHAPILSVGAEAVFTPTAVQAKTF